The genomic window ATTGGCACTAAGCCTCGAGTACGCCTTTCCGGACGGAGAGACAACCAGTGCCCGCACAATTCTCCTGCTGTTCTGCGTCACGATCATCTACGGCGCGCTGATGGAAGCGGGACAGCTGTTCCGTCCCGCTCGAGTCGCGTCGATGGCCGATATCGCGAGTAACACTGTCGGAGCAGGGACCGCACTCGTGCTCTCCAGCCTTGAGCACAGGCCTCACCTCGGTCCGAACCGCTCGAGTAACGAGTCCTGAAACCCAGTCCCAAACACGACTCGAGCACCGACACTCGCTCGAGTACCGATACGATCAAGGACGCGCCGTCCATCGTCGCGGGCACCGAATGCGTCCCGCGATCAGGCTCGCCGTCGTCGCCACACTGCTCGTCGTCCTCGGTGGGCTCTGTGTCCACTACGGCGCGGCGTACGACGAGAACTGGCCCCACCCGACCGGTGATCAGATTCAGGACCGGGGAGCCGACGCCTTCGTCGGCGACCGCGTGCTCCTGTTCGGCGAGGTTCGAGCCGTCGATGCCGACGCCGAAACGATTACGATCCACGTCACGGACGACAGCGATGCAGTTGCGGCCGAACTCACAGTCACCGGCGTCGAACAGCGAGTGGAACCGGGTGGCGTCGTACAGGTGTACGGCGTCCTCGAGTCGGCGTC from Natrinema versiforme includes these protein-coding regions:
- a CDS encoding VanZ family protein, yielding MPVRLPFPGPSVRWVPAILVAGLICYWSVVTSPPSITVPLEALLTGPTDSARAAIIIIPELDWFDLRHGLAYAALALSLEYAFPDGETTSARTILLLFCVTIIYGALMEAGQLFRPARVASMADIASNTVGAGTALVLSSLEHRPHLGPNRSSNES
- a CDS encoding DNA-binding protein; the protein is MRPAIRLAVVATLLVVLGGLCVHYGAAYDENWPHPTGDQIQDRGADAFVGDRVLLFGEVRAVDADAETITIHVTDDSDAVAAELTVTGVEQRVEPGGVVQVYGVLESASTMHADRTVVVNRDPSATAFKLGASVVGLLLAAGHFLRHWRIDVRELAFEPRAADPERDAEPREGHRRG